Genomic window (Shimia isoporae):
ACCACAGTCGTCCATACGAACAATGCAGTCCTGAGCCACGTCAACAAGACGACGGGTCAGATAACCGGAGTTCGCAGTTTTCAACGCCGTATCCGACAGACCCTTACGGGCACCGTGGGTGGAGTTGAAGTACTCAAGAACGGTCAGACCTTCCTTAAAGTTCGAAATGATCGGCGTCTCGATGATGTCGCCATTCGGCTTCGCCATCAGGCCGCGCATACCACCCAACTGCTTCATCTGCGTAACGGAACCACGCGCACCGGAGTGCGCCATCATGTAAACCGAGTTCGGTTCAGCTTCGGCACCGCTTTCGTCAGTCTTTGCTGCCGAGATGGTGTCCATCATCGCGTCGGTGACTTTGTCGTTACACTTCGACCAGGCATCCACAACTTTGTTGTACTTTTCGCCCTGAGTGATCAGGCCGTCCATGTACTGCTGTTCAAAGTCTTTCACCTGATCGCGGGTGTCGTCGACGATGGTCCACTTGTTGTCCGGGATAACCATGTCGTCTTTACCGAACGAAATACCGGCCTTGAACGCTTCGCGGAAGCCCATGGTCATGATCTGGTCACAGAAGATCACGGACTCTTTCTGACCGCAGTAGCGATAGACGGTGTCAATCACGTTCTGCACGTCTTTCTTACGAAGCAGCTTGTTCACGAGGCTGAAAGGCGCCTTGTTGTTCTGCGGCAGCAAAGCACCCAAGCGCACACGACCTGGCGTGGTTTCAACACGCTCGAACACTTCCATGCCGTTCTCGTCGATCTGCGGGATACGGGCGGTAATCTTGGCGTGCAAATGCACTTCACCAGCGTCCAGAGCATACTGAACTTCCTCGATTGAGGAGAACACCATGCCCTCGCCCTTCATGCCCTCGCGTTCGATGGTCGTGTAGTACAAACCAAGGATCATATCCTGAGACGGAACGATGATCGGCGCGCCGTTTGCAGGGGACAGAACGTTGTTGGTCGACATCATCAGAACACGCGCTTCGAGCTGGGCTTCCAGCGAGAGCGGCACGTGAACAGCCATCTGGTCGCCGTCGAAGTCAGCGTTAAACGCAGAGCAAACGAGCGGGTGCAGCTGGATCGCCTTACCTTCGATGAGGACTGGCTCAAACGCCTGAATGCCAAGACGGTGCAGAGTAGGCGCACGGTTCAGCATGACAGGGTGTTCGCGGATCACTTCATCAAGAATATCCCAGACTTCGGGACGCTCTTTTTCCACCAGCTTCTTCGCCTGCTTCACAGTAGACGAAAGACCCTTGGCTTCCAGACGCGAGTAGATGAACGGCTTGAACAGCTCCAGCGCCATCTTCTTGGGAAGGCCACACTGATGCAATTTCAGTTCCGGACCAGTCACAATCACCGAACGACCCGAAAAGTCGACGCGCTTACCCAAAAGGTTTTGACGGAAACGACCCTGCTTACCCTTCAGCATGTCGGAAAGCGATTTCAGCGGGCGCTTGTTCGCACCCGTGATCACGCGCCCACGGCGACCGTTGTCGAACAGTGCGTCTACAGACTCCTGCAGCATGCGCTTTTCGTTCCGGACGATGATGTCAGGTGCACGCAATTCGATCAGGCGCTTCAGACGGTTGTTCCTGTTGATCACACGGCGATAAAGGTCGTTGAGATCAGAAGTCGCAAAGCGGCCGCCATCCAGCGGAACCAGCGGGCGCAGTTCCGGCGGGATCACGGGGATCACTGTCAGAATCATCCACTCCGGACGGTTGCCGGACTCGATGAAGCTTTCGACCACTTTCAGGCGCTTGATGATCTTTTTCGGCTTCAGTTCACCGGTCGCTTCGGCCAGATCGGCACGCAGCTGTTCGGCTTCCGCTTCCAGATCGATCTGCGACAGCATTTCACGGATTGCTTCAGCGCCAATATTGGCTGTGAAGGCGTCCATGCCGTATGCGTCCTGCGCGTCCATATACTCTTCTTCAGTCAGCATCTGGCCGTAGGTCAGGTCGGTCAGACCAGGTTCGATGACGACATAGTTTTCAAAGTACAGCACACGTTCCAGATCGCGCAGCGTCATGTCCAGCATCAGACCGATGCGGGACGGCAGCGATTTCAGGAACCAGATGTGTGCAACGGGGGCTGCCAACTCGATGTGGCCCATACGCTCACGGCGCACTTTCTGAAGCGTAACTTCAACACCACATTTTTCGCAGACAACACCGCGATATTTCATGCGCTTATATTTGCCGCAAAGACATTCATAGTCTTTGATCGGGCCAAAGATACGCGCACAGAACAGACCGTCACGCTCGGGCTTGAACGTACGGTAGTTGATGGTTTCCGGCTTTTTGATCTCGCCGTAGGACCACGACAGAATCCGCTCAGGAGACGCGAGAGACACTTTGATCTCGTCAAACGCCTTTTGCGGGGTCAGCGGGTTAAACGGGTTGTTCGTCAGTTCCTGGTTCATTTTGATACCTCAAATTCTAGGGGAGAGTGGAAGGGGGTGAGGGCGCGGGCCCTCACTCATCCACCTCCGTATCCAGGAGTTCCATATTCAGGCCGAGGCCACGGACTTCTTTGACCAGAACGTTAAACGATTCCGGTACGCCCGCTTCAAAGTTGTCCTCGCCCTTGACGATGCTTTCATAGACCTTGGTCCGGCCTGCCACGTCATCCGACTTAACAGTCAGCATTTCCTGCAGGGTGTAGGCGGCGCCGTAAGCTTCCAGAGCCCAGACTTCCATCTCACCGAAGCGCTGACCACCGAACTGCGCCTTACCACCCAGCGGCTGCTGAGTAACAAGCGAGTACGGACCGGTTGAACGCGCGTGGATTTTGTCGTCCACAAGGTGGTGCAGTTTCAGCAGGTATTTGATGCCCACTGTTACCGGACGGCTGAACTGTTCACCGGTACGACCGTCAAACAGGATCGATTGACCGCTTTCGGAGAAGCCTGCGCGTACGAGCGCATCGTTCACGTCACCTTCCTTCGCACCGTCAAAGACCGGCGTTGCAATCGGAACACCGCGTGTCACGTTGCCGGCGGCTTCCAGCAGCTGACCTTCGTCCATGCCGGCGATGCCTTCTTCATAGACATCTTCGCCATAGGCCAGACGCATCATCTCGCGTACCGGAGTCAGATCACCAGAACGACGGTATTCCTGAACCGCGTCATCGATCTTCAGACCCAGACCGCGTGCGGCCCAACCCATGTGGGTTTCAAGGATCTGACCAACGTTCATACGCGACGGAACACCGAGCGGGTTCAGACAGAAGTCGACAGGTGTACCGTCCGCGAGGAACGGCATGTCTTCCATCGGCACAACCTTGGAAATAACACCTTTGTTCCCGTGACGACCGGCCATCTTGTCGCCCGGCTGCAGCTTACGCTTAACAGCAATGAAGACCTTAACCATCTTCATCACACCCGGCGGCAAGTCATCACCACGACGGACTTTCTCGACCTTGTCCTCAAAGCGGTGCTCAAGTGCACGTTTCTGGATCTCGTACTGTTCGTTCAGAGCTTCCACAACCTGCGCATCAGCTTCATCTTCGAGTGCCAGCTGCCACCACTGTCCGCGAGACAGGGAGTTCAGCAGTTCGTCGTTGATTTCCGAGTTCGCTTTGACGCCTTTCGGGCCTTTGACCGCGGTCTTGCCGAGGATCATGCCTTTCAGACGCGCATAGATGTTACGGTCAAGGATCGCGAGTTCGTCGTCGCGGTCACGCGCCAGACGTTCGATCTCTTCACGCTCGATCTGCAACGCACGCTCGTCTTTTTCCACGCCGTGGCGGTTGAAGACGCGAACTTCCACAACGGTACCGAAATCACCAGGCTTGACGCGCAACGAGGTGTCACGAACGTCGGAGGCTTTCTCACCAAAGATGGCACGCAGAAGTTTTTCTTCCGGTGTCATCGGGCTTTCGCCCTTCGGTGTGATTTTGCCGACCAGAATGTCGCCCGGTTCAACGTCCGCACCGATGTAAACGATGCCGGCCTCATCGAGGTTACGCAGCGCTTCTTCACCGACGTTCGGAATGTCGCGGGTGATCTCTTCCGGACCCAGCTTCGTGTCACGTGCAGCGACTTCGAATTCTTCGATGTGAACCGAAGTAAAGACGTCGTCACGCGCGATACGTTCAGAAATCAGGATGGAGTCCTCGTAGTTGTAGCCGTTCCACGGCATAAACGCGACGACCACGTTCTTACCAAGAGCCAGTTCACCGATGTCGGTGGACGGACCGTCAGCAATCACCTCACCCTTCGCAACCGTGTCGCCAACTTTCACCAGCGGACGCTGGTTGATGCAGGTGTTCTGGTTGGAACGCTGGAACTTGCGCAGACGATAGATGTCCACACCGGCGTCACCCAGCTCAAGGTCGGAGGTCGCACGGATAACGATACGCTGTGCATCCACCTGGTCGATCACACCCGCGCGCTTTGCCTGAATGGCCGCGCCGGAGTCGATTGCCACTTTTTCCTCGATACCGGTACCAACAAGCGGTGCCTCGGCACGCAGAAGCGGAACCGCCTGACGTTGCATGTTCGAGCCCATCAGAGCGCGGTTGGCATCGTCGTTTTCAAGGAACGGGATCAGCGACGCAGCTACGGACACCAGCTGTTTTGGCGAGACGTCGATCAAGTCGACGTTTTCGCGCGGCGCCAGTGTGTAGTCACCGGACTGACGGGTAGAGACCAATTCGTTCTGGAACTTGCCTTCGCCGTCAAGCGATGCGTTCGCCTGTGCAACCGTGTGGCGCATTTCTTCAGTGGCCGACATATAGTGTACTTCGTCGGTCACTTTACCTTCGTTTACAACGCGGTACGGGGTTTCGATGAAACCATACTTGTTGACACGGGCAAATGTCGCCAGCGAGTTGATCAGACCAATGTTCGGACCTTCCGGCGTCTCAATCGGGCACATCCGGCCATAGTGGGTCGGGTGCACGTCGCGCACTTCAAAGCCGGCACGTTCACGGGTCAGACCACCCGGGCCAAGCGCCGAAAGACGGCGTTTGTGGGTGACTTCCGACAGCGGGTTGGTTTGGTCCATGAACTGCGACAGCTGCGAGGAGCCAAAGAACTCGCGTACAGCAGCAGCAGCCGGTTTCGCATTGATCAGGTCCTGCGGCATGACCGTGTCGATCTCAACAGAGCTCATACGCTCCTTGATCGCACGCTCCATACGCAGCAAGCCAACACGGTACTGGTTTTCCATCAGTTCGCCGACGGAGCGCACACGACGGTTGCCGAGGTGGTCAATGTCGTCCACGTCGCCCTTGCCGTCACGGAGTTCCACCAGAGCCTTGATGCAGGATACGATGTCTTCCTTGCGCAGGGTGCGCATGGTGTCTTCTGCATCCAGTGCCAGACGCATGTTCATTTTCACGCGGCCAACTGCAGACAGGTCATAGCGCTCGCTGTCAAAGAACAGCGTGTCAAACAAGGCAGACGCAGCTTCAACGGTGGGCGGCTCACCCGGACGCATCACGCGATAGATATCCATAAGCGCGGTTTCACGGCTCATGTTTTTGTCCACCGCCATGGTGTTGCGCATGTATGGGCCAACATTGACGTTGTCGATGTCCAGAACAGGAATCTCTTTGATGCCGGCGTCGACCAGGTCCTTAACAGTACCGCCGATCAGATCGCCATCTTTGTCGTATTCCAGCGTCAGTTCATCACCCGCCTCGACGTAAATCGCACCGGTTTCCTCGTTGATGATATCCTTGGCAACGAACTTGCCAACGATATGCTCGAAAGGAACCAGAAGGTCGGTGATTTTGCCTTCGTCGATGATCTTCTTGACTGCGCGAGGCGTGACTTTCTTGCCAGCTTCGGCAATCACTTCGCCTGTTGCGGCGTCGATCAGGTCCATAACAGGGCGGGTGCCGCGCACACGCTCGGGGAAGAACTTGGTGACCCAACCTTTGTTCTTGTCGAGCTTGTAGTTCACGGTGTCGTAGTAGGCATCCATGATACCTTCCTGGTCCAGACCCAATGCGTAAAGCAGGGTGGTCACAGGCAGCTTACGACGACGGTCGATGCGGGCAAAAACGATGTCTTTGGCATCGAACTCGAAATCGAGCCAGGAACCGCGATAGGGAATGATACGGCAAGCAAACAGCAGTTTGCCTGACGAGTGGGTTTTGCCTTTATCGTGATCAAAGAACACGCCCGGCGAACGGTGCATCTGGGAAACAATCACACGCTCGGTGCCGTTCACCACAAAGGTTCCGTTCGGAGTCATCAAGGGCATATCACCCATGAAGACATCTTGTTCCTTGATGTCTTTGACCGACTTCGCACCAGTGTCCTCATCCACATCAAAAACGATCAGACGCAGGGTGACTTTGAGCGGTGCGCTGTAGGTCATGTCGCGCTGCTGACACTCCTCAACGTCGTACTTGGGCTTTTCCAGCTCGTAGTTGACGAATTCCAGCACGCTGGTTTCGTTGAAATCCTTGATCGGAAAAACCGACTGGAAAACACCCATGATGCCTTCACCATCGGTGGGCATTTCGGCATCTCCGGATTTCAGGAAAAGATCATAGGAGCTTTTCTGCACCTCGATCAGGTTCGGCATCTCCAGCACTTCGCGGATTTTACCGTAGTATTTACGTAGACGTTTCTGGCCAAGGAAGCTTTGAGCCATGGTCAATGTCACCTTTCGATATCTCGTCCGCAACGTGCCGTCGGGCCCCGGCACCTCGCGTCAGTGACGGCTTGGATCAGATCCATTCTCGACCCCGTCCCACCGGAGCCACTCGATCGTTGATCCCTGCCTTGGAAAACCTCTTGCAACTCGCGTTCGCTCAAGAGGCTTGCCAAGCCGGGGGTCGTCCCACCTTGGAAAACGTGTTATATTCTCTGTCGTTATCTTTCCTGTCCGGGGTGACTATTTCCCCGAGTACCGCGCCGCCTGATCACAAAAATCCACAAAGGACAAAAGCGGCCCCGAATCGCTCGAAACCGCAAGAGACTACCGAATAGTGAATCGCCCGCAGGTTGGCAACCCCTAGGGCTTGACATTTCGTTAATCCGCAGATCGACAAACCCCGCACCGACGATATTTCATCTGCCTGTTAAGCTGGAATGCGCAAAGCCGACCCGCTGGTCTGATGCCATGCCTTGATGCTGTCAGCGCACTTACCCACTCGACAACGCGCGCAGTCCTTCTGTGATCCTCGCCGAGACCGTCTCACCCAAAGGTATCGAAGAGAGGTAGTCGAAAACGTCGATGTTGGCGTCTCGGAAAACACCGAGTGCCGCCTCCCCCAGACCTAGCTCACCTGATTTTCCGTGAATGGCTGCTATCAGCATCCAGTCATACAAGTTGTCCCGTCCGTCCACGTCACGCACCATTGCGGACGCCTCAGCAAAATCGCCATTCATAAACGGATCAAGCGCACGCGGAACATTCATCCAGATCGGCAACAGAGGATTGCGCGCACGCGCCTCGTCAATCATTGCCGCCGCCTCCCGAGTGTTCCCCATGGCGGCCAACCAGCCTCCCACCATGCCGGACATCAACGCAGCATTCGGATTGGCCGCGACAGCCCGTGCCAACAGGGTTTCATAACGTGCGGTGTCTCCTTGAAAGCGCGCAAAGCTCGCCAATGCAAACAAGGCTTCCTGACAATTCGGTGCAAGCGCCACCGCTTGTTCCGCGTGCTGCCGCCCCGCCTCGACAATATCCGAAACAGCCGCCCCCCCGACAGCTGCCTGCTCAATCAAGGAAATCGACTTGAGCGCATGTGCCAGACCGCTCGAGGGGTTGTCCTGCAAAGCGGCGTCCGTCAAGGAGGCGAATTCCGCTAGGCTGGACTGTCGTGACGTACGCATGTGGGCATGAAAACTCAGCAGCGCCTCAAAGACGCCTGCATCCTCGGCCATACGTCCGGAATACTGGGCGTTTAGGTCTTCGGAAACCGCACCATAGGCGTCCACCATACGGGTCGCGCAGTGCTTTGCGATCTTTTCCTGAACATCAAATGGATCTTCCTCGTCACCCGAGACCCGGAACCTGTCAGACCAAACCAGCGAATTTCCGGGAATGCGTTCAAGCTGGACCGACACACGTAATTTGCCACCGGCCTCCCTCACGTTGCCGCGCAGTAGATAGTCGGCTTGTGCAGGCAAATCCGCCATGCCCGGACTTTTGCCCGCAAGGCTTTCATGCCAACCGGAAATCACTCTGATCTGTCCGAAACGGGCCAGTTCCAGACCGATTTCTTCGGGTAATCCGTCCCGATAAACCGAAGCCTTTTCGGTCGTTGCCCCTTCAAATTGGCATATGACAAGAGTCGGCAAGCCGCGCCGCGCCACCGGCACAGACTTCGACGGCTCGATCGTTCGGCGCTGGAAGGCGGGCCTATAGCGTCCTTTGGGCACCGTTATGACGACTTCGTCTTCCGCGCCAGCTGTCAGATAGTAATGCTCGACGGCCTTGCGAAGCTTGATGGCTTCGATGCGGACGATCGAATCGTTGTTGGGATCAAAGTCCGCGCCGCGCCCAAAAACGTCCATGGCCAAAGCTGTTCCCTTGAGCAGCTCACCCCGCCCCTCGAGTTCCTCGGTTACGATGTGGGTGAGAAACTTCTGCAATCTTGGGCCAGCAGCAAAGTCCGGAGAACCCAACAGGCGGTCAAGCTGCTGGACGATTTCTTCCTTTGTGGGTTTATCGGTCAAATCTATGCTCCAACTGATACATACAACCTATCGAAACAAGAACTTGACGCAATGCACGGTCTAGACATCCGCCAAACTGTTATTAACGGTTTTCAACATCCCGAAGTCTCAACCGGTTCGCTATTTTTGGATCATCAGAAACGCGGAGCTTCCCGCAACAAATGAAGGACAGATAAAATGAGAGTTCAATTCTCCGCCCGCCGCGCCGCAACTTCCCTGACATGTGGCGTTCTCGCGGCGATGATCGCCCTGGCTCCTGCCGCCAATGCTGACAACGCCCAATATGAGTATGCCACTCACCATGAGCTGGGCCTGATGCAAGGCTTCCCGCCTGCCCCTGAAGCTCAGGTTACTCGCGACAACGCCCTGTTCGGCGTCCCGCAAAACCGCTGGTCGTATCAAAATATGCGGTCTTTCTTCCCGTCTGCGGACATTGCAGCGGCGCAATACGCAATTGATCTGGACCGCGCCATTGACGGCGCAATCGAAGAGTTGGACATCACACGTCTCGACGGTTCACAGTCAGATTTCAAAACCTATCTGGAGGAAACCTTCACTGACGCCCTTGTTGTCGTCAAAGACGGCAAAGTCGTCCACGAGAGCTACCTCAACGGTATGAACGCCGACCAGCCACATCAGATGATGTCTGTGACCAAATCCTTCGCTGGCCTCTTCGGACTGATTGCCGCCCATGAAGGCAAAGTTAGCGAAGACGACAAAGTCGCTGACATTATACCGGAATTGGGCGTATCAGGCGCATTCGGCGACGCCACATTCGGCGAAGTGCTCGACATGACCAATTCGATGAACTTCACCGAGGATTACGCGGATCCAAACTCCGGCATTCAGGAATATGGTCGCGTGCTGGGTATGTTGCCGTCCACCGACGCAAACCGCCCGGCGAATACCATTTACGAGTACCTGCCGACGCTGGACAACGACGACGCCCACGAACACGGAGAAGTCTTCCATTACCAGACTCCCAAGACCGACGTCGTAAACTGGGTCGCGAACCGCGCAACTGGCAAATCGTTCCAGGACAACCTCGAAGACGTACTCTGGAAAAAGATCGGCGCCGATGGTGAGACATACGTCCTGCTCGACTCCAACGGAACTCTCTTTGCAGGTGGCGGTCTGAACGCTACTCCGAACAATCTGGCCCGCTTTGCAGCCATGATGCTGAATGACGGTGAGGTGAACGGGCAGGAAGTGGTTGATCCGGACGTCATCCAGCAATTGTCCGACGGCGGCAACATCGACGCGTTCTCCAACGGACCGGAAAGCGCTGGCGTCATGGGCAACAAAGACTGGAGCTACCGCGCACAATGGTGGGTCCGCCACACCGAAGGCAAAGAAGCCTTCTCGGCAATCGGCATCCACGGCCAATGGATCTACATCGATGTGGAACGCGATGTTGCCATCATCAAACAGTCTTCGCAGCCAGTATCAAAAGGAGACTTCTTCGAAACCTACGACGTGAACGCCTTCGACGCGATCGTCGATCACCTGAGCAAATAAAACCCAAGCAATTTCACACAATTTCAGCGCCCCAACTTCGGGGCGCTTTTTTTGGTGCAGCAAACTGCGCCTCACGTTTGGCAAACAGCCACGGCCTCCAGTTCGAGCGCATAGCCGTAGTGCAATTCTGGAACAGGCACCACAGCGCGCGCTGGTTTGTGCTCGCCGAAGAATGCGGCATAGGCACGATCAAAGGCCGGCCAATGCGAAATGCTTGTCACGTAGACTCGCACCTGAACCACGTCCTTTTTCGACGCTCCTGCCGCGGTCAACACCGCGTCAAGGTGGGCAAGCACGCGCTCCGTTTGCGCGCCGAAATCCGCGCCGTCTGGCAATCCTTTCGCCGGGATAGGCAAGACTCCGGACACCCAGACTTGCCCGTTTGTGCGAACGGCTTGCGAATAGTGTCCTCCAGCGGCTGGGGCGGCCTCCGTTTCGATCAATTCAATCTTTGTCATGCTTGTTACCAACCTCGAAAGCGCGGCCAATTTTGAACCTTGTCTTCGCCTTCTGAAATAACATTGTAGCTCTCGTGCTGCGCTGCCGTGGCACAGGCATGGTTCGGCAAAATCCGAATTTTCGTCCCCACCGGCAAATCCGGCAGTGACGCGCCGGAGCCAGCCCGAACAGCAATGGTCCCGTGTTCCTGGTTTGCCGCCGCGACAATCAGGTCGTTAAAGGGATTGCCCGAAGCATCACACACGATGCCATAACCCTGATCAACGGTCTGGTTCGCCGTTCCTCGGTCACGCGACATGGCCATCCACCCCGCATCGCACAATATCCAGCCGCGCTCCTTTTGATGCCCGATCACCGTTGTCAGAACCGACAAGGCGATGTCGTCAACGCTGCACACTCCAATCCCTGCCATCACAAGATCAAAAAACACGTACACACCTGCACGCAATTCAGTAACGCCCGTGAGATCGGTTGCGGCGTGGGCTGTCGGTGTCGACCCTACGCTTACAACTTCGCAGGAAAGCCCCGCAGCCCTGAGCGCGTTGGCCGCCGCCACCGCTTCCGAACGTTCCATCTCCGCGAACGCTGCATGCTGTTCCCGGCCACTAACGGAATAACTCTCTCCGGCATGCGTAAGCACCCCTCGCAGCAAACCGTTTTTGTCTAGCGTCTGGCCAATATCGATCAACATCGGATCGTCTGCGCGCACCCCTCCCCTGTGTCGGTCACTGTCAATTTCGATCAGCGCGGGTACACCCGCGGCAACGACCGCCTCAGCTTGCTCCAGACTGTCCAGCAGCACTTTGACGTCGCAACCACTTCTCCGCAGCTCCGCGACTGCCTCCAATTTGTCTGGTGCAATCCCGACGGCATAGACGACGTCATCAACGCCCGCCGCGGCGAATTCTTCTACTTCTTTCAAAGTGGAAACCGTTGCTGCTCCACCCTCATGCAAAACCCGTCTCGCCACCTCAACAGACTTGCAGGTTTTCAAATGCGGTCGCAGATCTACGCCAAGAGCTTCGGAACGCGTCCGCAAGCGATTTATGTTCCGCATCATCCGTGCTTCGTCGAGCACCAGACAAGGCGTGGCAAGTTGGTCAAACACCCCAATATCTCCGGTAATATTGCTTTTCCCTTGCCTATCACGCCATTTCCATCGACGTTATAAAGTTCTACTTAAAGCTTATTTAAGTGTTCTCTTATGATCGACCTTTCGGATCTCCACTTCTTTAGAACGGTGGCGAAATCCGCGTCCTTGTCGGACGCCGCCAGACACCTTGGCGTGTCACCGCCGGCTGTGTCGCAGCGCCTTTCGGCATTGGAGAACCGCATGGGGCTTGCATTGATCAACCGCGGCCCAAATGGTCTTGGCCTGACCGGCGAAGGCGCTGAACTGCTACAAAAAGCGGATCCTTTGCTTAATCAGGCAGACGCTTTGATGAAAGACCTCTTCGAGAAGCGGGAAGCGTTGTCAGGTCCAGTCCGGATTCTCGCGCCTTTCGGCTACGGGCGCCTAAACATTGCGCCGCTTGTCGGAACCTTTGCAAAAGCCCACCCCGACATTTCTCCGGACCTCTTTCTGTCAGATCACCCACGCCGACACATGGGCGACGAAACATGGGA
Coding sequences:
- the rpoC gene encoding DNA-directed RNA polymerase subunit beta' translates to MNQELTNNPFNPLTPQKAFDEIKVSLASPERILSWSYGEIKKPETINYRTFKPERDGLFCARIFGPIKDYECLCGKYKRMKYRGVVCEKCGVEVTLQKVRRERMGHIELAAPVAHIWFLKSLPSRIGLMLDMTLRDLERVLYFENYVVIEPGLTDLTYGQMLTEEEYMDAQDAYGMDAFTANIGAEAIREMLSQIDLEAEAEQLRADLAEATGELKPKKIIKRLKVVESFIESGNRPEWMILTVIPVIPPELRPLVPLDGGRFATSDLNDLYRRVINRNNRLKRLIELRAPDIIVRNEKRMLQESVDALFDNGRRGRVITGANKRPLKSLSDMLKGKQGRFRQNLLGKRVDFSGRSVIVTGPELKLHQCGLPKKMALELFKPFIYSRLEAKGLSSTVKQAKKLVEKERPEVWDILDEVIREHPVMLNRAPTLHRLGIQAFEPVLIEGKAIQLHPLVCSAFNADFDGDQMAVHVPLSLEAQLEARVLMMSTNNVLSPANGAPIIVPSQDMILGLYYTTIEREGMKGEGMVFSSIEEVQYALDAGEVHLHAKITARIPQIDENGMEVFERVETTPGRVRLGALLPQNNKAPFSLVNKLLRKKDVQNVIDTVYRYCGQKESVIFCDQIMTMGFREAFKAGISFGKDDMVIPDNKWTIVDDTRDQVKDFEQQYMDGLITQGEKYNKVVDAWSKCNDKVTDAMMDTISAAKTDESGAEAEPNSVYMMAHSGARGSVTQMKQLGGMRGLMAKPNGDIIETPIISNFKEGLTVLEYFNSTHGARKGLSDTALKTANSGYLTRRLVDVAQDCIVRMDDCGTDKAITAEAAVNDGEVVASLAERVLGRVAAEDICKPGTDEVIVAEGQLIDERMADAIDEEGVATARIRSPLTCEAEEGVCAKCYGRDLARGTMVNTGEAVGIIAAQSIGEPGTQLTMRTFHIGGVAQGGQQSFLEASQEGKIVFENAQVLENANGETLVMGRNMKLLIVDDAGEERANHKVGYGSKLFVKDGQKIARGDKLFEWDPYTLPILAEKTGKAKFVDLVSGIAVRDETDEATGMTQKIVSDWRAAPKGNELKPEIILVDGDGEPVRNDAGNPVHYPMSVDAILSVEDGQDVNAGDVVARIPREGAKTKDITGGLPRVAELFEARRPKDHAIIAEIDGYVRFGRDYKNKRRIAIEPSDESLETVEYMVPKGKHIPVQEGDFVQKGDYIMDGNPAPHDILSIMGVEALADYMIDEVQDVYRLQGVKINDKHIEVIVRQMLQKWEILDSGETTLLKGEHVEKAEFDAANEKALAEGRRPAQGEPILLGITKASLQTRSFISAASFQETTRVLTEASVQGKKDKLVGLKENVIVGRLIPAGTGGATQQVRRIASDRDNVVIEARREEAEAAAALAAPTADDVQADDVFDSGLVETPESREFD
- the rpoB gene encoding DNA-directed RNA polymerase subunit beta, with the translated sequence MAQSFLGQKRLRKYYGKIREVLEMPNLIEVQKSSYDLFLKSGDAEMPTDGEGIMGVFQSVFPIKDFNETSVLEFVNYELEKPKYDVEECQQRDMTYSAPLKVTLRLIVFDVDEDTGAKSVKDIKEQDVFMGDMPLMTPNGTFVVNGTERVIVSQMHRSPGVFFDHDKGKTHSSGKLLFACRIIPYRGSWLDFEFDAKDIVFARIDRRRKLPVTTLLYALGLDQEGIMDAYYDTVNYKLDKNKGWVTKFFPERVRGTRPVMDLIDAATGEVIAEAGKKVTPRAVKKIIDEGKITDLLVPFEHIVGKFVAKDIINEETGAIYVEAGDELTLEYDKDGDLIGGTVKDLVDAGIKEIPVLDIDNVNVGPYMRNTMAVDKNMSRETALMDIYRVMRPGEPPTVEAASALFDTLFFDSERYDLSAVGRVKMNMRLALDAEDTMRTLRKEDIVSCIKALVELRDGKGDVDDIDHLGNRRVRSVGELMENQYRVGLLRMERAIKERMSSVEIDTVMPQDLINAKPAAAAVREFFGSSQLSQFMDQTNPLSEVTHKRRLSALGPGGLTRERAGFEVRDVHPTHYGRMCPIETPEGPNIGLINSLATFARVNKYGFIETPYRVVNEGKVTDEVHYMSATEEMRHTVAQANASLDGEGKFQNELVSTRQSGDYTLAPRENVDLIDVSPKQLVSVAASLIPFLENDDANRALMGSNMQRQAVPLLRAEAPLVGTGIEEKVAIDSGAAIQAKRAGVIDQVDAQRIVIRATSDLELGDAGVDIYRLRKFQRSNQNTCINQRPLVKVGDTVAKGEVIADGPSTDIGELALGKNVVVAFMPWNGYNYEDSILISERIARDDVFTSVHIEEFEVAARDTKLGPEEITRDIPNVGEEALRNLDEAGIVYIGADVEPGDILVGKITPKGESPMTPEEKLLRAIFGEKASDVRDTSLRVKPGDFGTVVEVRVFNRHGVEKDERALQIEREEIERLARDRDDELAILDRNIYARLKGMILGKTAVKGPKGVKANSEINDELLNSLSRGQWWQLALEDEADAQVVEALNEQYEIQKRALEHRFEDKVEKVRRGDDLPPGVMKMVKVFIAVKRKLQPGDKMAGRHGNKGVISKVVPMEDMPFLADGTPVDFCLNPLGVPSRMNVGQILETHMGWAARGLGLKIDDAVQEYRRSGDLTPVREMMRLAYGEDVYEEGIAGMDEGQLLEAAGNVTRGVPIATPVFDGAKEGDVNDALVRAGFSESGQSILFDGRTGEQFSRPVTVGIKYLLKLHHLVDDKIHARSTGPYSLVTQQPLGGKAQFGGQRFGEMEVWALEAYGAAYTLQEMLTVKSDDVAGRTKVYESIVKGEDNFEAGVPESFNVLVKEVRGLGLNMELLDTEVDE
- a CDS encoding serine hydrolase domain-containing protein, which encodes MRVQFSARRAATSLTCGVLAAMIALAPAANADNAQYEYATHHELGLMQGFPPAPEAQVTRDNALFGVPQNRWSYQNMRSFFPSADIAAAQYAIDLDRAIDGAIEELDITRLDGSQSDFKTYLEETFTDALVVVKDGKVVHESYLNGMNADQPHQMMSVTKSFAGLFGLIAAHEGKVSEDDKVADIIPELGVSGAFGDATFGEVLDMTNSMNFTEDYADPNSGIQEYGRVLGMLPSTDANRPANTIYEYLPTLDNDDAHEHGEVFHYQTPKTDVVNWVANRATGKSFQDNLEDVLWKKIGADGETYVLLDSNGTLFAGGGLNATPNNLARFAAMMLNDGEVNGQEVVDPDVIQQLSDGGNIDAFSNGPESAGVMGNKDWSYRAQWWVRHTEGKEAFSAIGIHGQWIYIDVERDVAIIKQSSQPVSKGDFFETYDVNAFDAIVDHLSK
- a CDS encoding RidA family protein is translated as MTKIELIETEAAPAAGGHYSQAVRTNGQVWVSGVLPIPAKGLPDGADFGAQTERVLAHLDAVLTAAGASKKDVVQVRVYVTSISHWPAFDRAYAAFFGEHKPARAVVPVPELHYGYALELEAVAVCQT